ATGTCTCTTTAGGGACTTTAGCATAATGTAAGATGAATCTCTTTAATATTGGAAAATGTATtatgcatgtttgcatgtttgtgtgtagttgtaAGAGCTCAGCATCCCGTTTGTTTTAGTACTTTAGGAACTCATTGACTTTAATTTCTATAAATATGAGGAGGTGTTGCTGGCGtcctctgattggttggtttttTCCAGGTGTATGAAGGTCTGAGGACCGAAACGTTGAGCTAATGAAGTGAGTCCAAGTGTTTGATGGGGTTTAGGATTCGatctgtttctctttatcttAAAGTGACTCTGAGCTCACCTGAGTCAGAGACGACTTTGGGTTCAAGTTCAAACCGTAATATTTTCTCTGCCTGTAACGATCATAGACtctataaaaatatggacgtcgTTACCGTGACGTCCGGCCGTCGCCgtcttggcagtgcgtgacgctgcctaactcccagccaatcaaaaatgggcaaagagacGGGGCCAaacggctgaaacaagccacctagcggctggcggacctgtcactcaaagcagccatgtccttcattacgCAGAACTTTaaggcttaataaaatttaaccgggtgagttataaaaaaattcagcccccgtacagttgtcatgaaagaggaaattagctacagagaccaaaaccgttgtttgtaccaggctgtaaacatgtttatttctgctgtaaagttggacatgttaacatgggggtctatggggattgactcgcttttggagcctcaagtggtcgttcaaggaactgcagtttggcttcattttacagctctggaggttgctgcttgttAACAATCCTCTTATTGTTTTCTCTCCCAGAGGCCCGCCTTCTGTCCCATCaaacacctgtcagtcacaGAGGCAGCAGCGATCCCATTGGACGTCCAGCAGCGGGGAGTGGATGTGGGCGTGGCCATCATCTtgcagtcagccaatcagagagtgTTGCTGACACGGCGGGCGAAGGAGCTTCGGATATTTCCCAACGTCTGGGTTCCTCCGGGTCTGTTCTCCTACGTCGTCGTTATTTAACACACACGGCTTGTTTCATGCTGTTTGATGCTCATGTGACCTGcttctgtctctaacaggcgGCCATGTTGAGCCGGACGAGACGGTAAACACTcaatcttctttctttctttttacaaCTTCAGACATTTTTCGTAAGTGTGTGCATCGGTAACAACATTGAAACCAGATCatctctactgtatgtttttattcaggTGTACTCAGACTGGACACTGCTGCAGTTACTTTGGATGTACATGGAAATGTTGAGGAGTAGCTCAAATAGAAAGTCTCTGTGCACTTTACAagtcaatgaaaacaacatgtgtaaaagtacacacacacatacacaggtagTAATGTTAATATTATAAAACAGAGATCATTTAAGTCAAGCCATTGATAGCGTTAGCTTTGCTGTATGTCCAtatcacagactgtaaaaaataacgGACGTAGCCGCCATGACGTCACTCATCGGTTTGTGGACTCccgagtttggcattttgaccgtcgccatcttggatttttggagccagaagagaccgtatttggatgagagggtggagctgaccctaatgctagctgctagctgctagcttggttagcatggtgcatttacagtctatgtttaACTGtgatgatgctaatgctaattctTACTAGCTAAAAACAGCctaaaaaccattaaaatgtaGTAGTAgatgtacttaccagaaaaaactgaacattcgACTCCGTGGAGGGTCTTTTAgttcaaccaaacactgaacaagacttttttaggcgactaaaatgttacaattaactttcataaactgaaaacacactgaaataacgACGGCGACGGCTATACGCTGTGAATCTGTGGTTACGCCATGTTTACGTCACCTAATCAACCTTTTCATCGTGGTAGCAACTTGCCTGTGATGGCACCCACCTGTCATGTTTATtactgctgtaaagttgggtgTTTTAGTATGGAGGTCCATGGAGATTGACTCGCTCTTGGAGCCTCAAGAGGccattagaggaactgcagcttcTGGCACCTgtgtgttggttttgtttttcagccctggaggttgctgcttggtctTCTGTATCTTTCTGAGCGTTGCTCTGTGTGAGCACGTTGAGAGCCACTCAACCAATAAAGCTGAGTCTGATAAATGTGCAGCAGATACCTGAGAGTATCTGACGGAGATGTTTGGGTGCGTCTGACATAAAGCGACGGGAGTCACTGATCATATCTACTAGTTTGGAAAttaaactgaaagaaaacaaacctaAAATGTCAGATGTCATCATTTACACAGAGAGTTAAAGTTATTTCTTCCTATTCAGTGGTTCAGATAAAGCAGTTAAACTTTTCAACATCAGTATTTCTCTTTTAACTGATCTGCTGTCAGTGCTTCACTTGTTTCAGATGTTTCAACTGCAGATTTTCAGTCGTGAGCGAATGTCAACACATTCAGCCTTTTCTCATTTATTAAAGACTGTTTTACTGAATCCAGCAGAGATCTGAATACAtgttgtactgtgtgtgtgtgtgtgtagctgctgGATGCAGGTCTCAGGGAGTTAAAGGAGGAAACTGGACTGAAACTGGAACCAGATGAAGTTTCTCCAAAAATACTGGGACTGTGGGAGGTGAGTTATTTGTCTCTACTTGGCAAATGTTGATGATTTCCAGTCATcataaaggaaaagaagagattGACCTAAACGCTGAGTTTTCTGGAGCAGAGCAGCTGAATGGTTTGTGATTAAAGgtacatttcactaaaaatcaaCCTTTCTGTCTGGCAGTCAGTGTATCCTCCCATGCTGTCCAGAGGACTCCCCCAGAGACACCACATAGTCGTCTACATGCTGCTGCACTCGTCCCTCACACACCTGCAGCTACAGGTAACAGTCCGAGTGTTGTTGAAGAAAatcactcaagtccttgttcaaagcTCACTGTGGTGGAAGTGATTTAATAGCATTCTGGAAATGTGGTGAACTTACTGACCCGGAGCAGAAGGAAACACTTTACACCGTAAGATCAAACAATTGGTAACCAAAAGGCAGGGAGGTAGGGCATCTGCATACAGGATCAAGGCAGCAtagtggggtggggggggggctctCAGGCAGGTGAAGGGGGGCAAAAACAAGAGGGGCTGTTGCATTCAGGCAGGATCAAACAGGTCAGAGGCAGGAAAGACATACAGTTGGCATCTTGTTGATCGAGGAGTCGTTCCCAGACATCACTTGATTATCAAGTCTCTACCCAgatgtgtattttcttcttcagtgtcCTTCAATCAATCACTGATTGGATGTTTGAGGCTCCAGCAGTGTGTTATCATGTGGAGCTCCATGTTCAGCACTTAAAGGGcagtttcacagttttaaaGTGAGTCTTAAaccatcagtcagtcatcaaatgaacattaaagctgtttttcttgctgtaatcattcctcctgttcatactgaccattagaagatcccttcataatgaccttacaatgtaaaaatgtatttcaaagtttatctgaagctaatatgaagcttcagcgtccaaatgagtcaaatcaagtagatatctttcaacgttacagtctttttagtgccaaagttcctctttttgttactatacttccacctgcagctcaacagggaaacactgtccgaggaaacacaaagagggaatttgatgctaaaaagactgtaaatgtgtcagatatccacttgatatgactaactcagactgctgaagctgaatagaagcttcacacagacttttaaatgactgtgtggacacactgtggattttatcctccatcacttccattaaagcacatttgaaggatctttaatatccagtatgaacaggaggaatgattacagacacctgactgctggtttatagacacactgggaacactgggaacccTCCTTTAAACTGTCTGGTTGTCTCCGTCCTGCAGGACTCTCTGAGGCCGTCGCCTGCTGAGGTCAGTGCTTGTCTTTGGGCCGACCGCCGGCTGGTCAGAGCCATCGTGTCGGCCGTGGACGGAGAGGACGCAGAGCTTCAGCTCGACGACCTGCCGAGCAGCATCAGGTATCACAGCTGTCTGTTAGATGAGTCCTAACGTCCTCCcgaacactgtgtgtgtgacctttgacctctggtGGTCGCCGCTGTGTTTCCAGCGTGTCGCAGGTTTCCACAGAGGGAGCTCTGGGTGACTCCTCGCTGCCGCTGGCGGTGTTTGTCAGCCGGGCGCCAGCCAGCGGCCCGGACGTGGAGCGAGTCAGCACTGGGACCAAGTTTGCCCTGGACCTGTGGCTGAGGAGCCTGGACGCTCCCTGACCTGTgacctgtgacctctgaccccggCCTGCAGGCATCAGGAAGAACAGTTCTGGATCTCTGTTAACATCACTTAAATGTCATGAACTGTTGTTCCTgttcttattttttaataaaacacacttgaaaCAGAAACCTGAAGTCTGACTCCTGCACCGTCAGTGTTTaaaccagcagatggcagcagagACCAGCTGAGATAGTTTTAAATGCAGCcttatgttgtgtttgtgtttggaaaCAGAGCTGCAGCTACACTGAGGACAAACTCACAACAAACTCCTGCTGATCTgctcacaaaacaacaaaaacaggatgaaTGTTGAAAAGACTTTAATGAATTCATTGATCTGCGGGCGAAAATTCctcaaagtaattaaaataataataaaataacagacCAATCTCTATAACGAGACACTTATATTTTAATGCTAATACTTCTGTACATTTGACACATGGAagacatttgttatttttatgtcttctaCACATTAATTACAGCAACATTATCGCCCACAAGATGATAACTTTCATATCTGATCTTAACAATTTCATGACAAATGAGCAAATTCCACCTTCTGATGAAACCATGTGATATGACTGAAAGTGCTATAAAAACTACTAAATGGACCATTGACCATTACAATGAGATTCTTGTAATAATTTTTTAGAGTTTCCTAAAAGTTGGTAAATCGGCTCCTTTGTGGAGGTGAGTCAGTCAAAGACAAGACAACTGACTCCCGagccgaaccttcgcggtccttcacagtcctgatggcatccttccctggctgttgctgcttgtgcttgttgttgttgttgttgtgattgttgttctcctgtcccccctccccctttccctctctctttctctctctcaacccaaccggtcaaagcagatggccgcccaccaagagccgggttctgcttgaggtttctacccgttaaaggggagtttttccttaccgctgtcgccaagtgctgctcatgggggaattgttgggtctctgtaaattaaagagtacggtcttgacctgctctatgtgaaaagtgccttgagatgacttctgttgtgatatggcgctatataaataaaaactgattgattgattgattgattgatatgaCTGAAAGTGCTATAAAAACTACTAAATCGTCCATGAGGTGAGATTCTTGTAATAATT
The sequence above is drawn from the Thunnus maccoyii chromosome 10, fThuMac1.1, whole genome shotgun sequence genome and encodes:
- the nudt17 gene encoding nucleoside diphosphate-linked moiety X motif 17; the encoded protein is MDKVRRILVYVCKDRAAPQRAQFVQSITGHFSDGDDEVNVSCSLEKNQFTLYRGDEGRGVRLKRPAFCPIKHLSVTEAAAIPLDVQQRGVDVGVAIILQSANQRVLLTRRAKELRIFPNVWVPPGGHVEPDETLLDAGLRELKEETGLKLEPDEVSPKILGLWESVYPPMLSRGLPQRHHIVVYMLLHSSLTHLQLQDSLRPSPAEVSACLWADRRLVRAIVSAVDGEDAELQLDDLPSSISVSQVSTEGALGDSSLPLAVFVSRAPASGPDVERVSTGTKFALDLWLRSLDAP